A genomic region of Xanthomonas campestris pv. phormiicola contains the following coding sequences:
- a CDS encoding YggN family protein, which yields MRLLLSICTLSLLGAAASASAGPKFSSQQCGFSTPYDVIVDQTGVALTRSAGTPKTVFLHDGRLQVDGVGQPLSNADAQRVRQMEQGAQALMPEVAGIAREVVGITFDAFGGVVEAITGSSSKARKIERHRDAALAHLDRTLGKGQWQKEPFDKAFEADVSAAAEEMAGALTRGVMFAVFTGRADAIEKRTDAMEKDLERRMDARGKALEARADALCEQVAALDALEQQLDYRLPGGKRLELLELLEHSQKPTSPSNTAFAELQTSRTRTP from the coding sequence ATGCGCCTGCTGCTTTCCATATGCACCCTCTCGCTGCTAGGTGCAGCCGCCAGCGCCAGCGCCGGCCCGAAGTTTTCCTCGCAGCAATGCGGTTTTTCCACGCCCTACGACGTCATCGTCGACCAGACCGGCGTCGCCCTGACACGCAGCGCGGGCACGCCGAAGACCGTGTTCCTGCATGACGGCCGCCTGCAGGTGGACGGCGTCGGGCAGCCGCTCAGCAATGCCGATGCGCAGCGCGTGCGGCAGATGGAACAGGGCGCGCAGGCACTGATGCCCGAAGTGGCCGGCATCGCCCGCGAAGTGGTCGGCATCACCTTCGACGCCTTCGGTGGCGTGGTCGAGGCCATCACCGGCAGCAGCAGCAAGGCGCGCAAGATCGAGCGGCACCGCGACGCCGCCCTCGCCCACCTTGACCGCACCCTCGGCAAAGGCCAATGGCAGAAGGAGCCGTTCGACAAGGCGTTCGAAGCCGACGTCAGCGCCGCCGCCGAGGAAATGGCCGGCGCGCTGACCCGCGGGGTGATGTTCGCGGTGTTCACCGGGCGCGCCGACGCCATCGAGAAACGCACCGACGCGATGGAGAAGGACCTGGAGCGGCGCATGGACGCGCGTGGCAAGGCGCTGGAAGCCAGGGCCGATGCGCTCTGCGAGCAGGTCGCCGCGCTGGATGCGTTGGAGCAGCAGTTGGACTATCGGCTGCCCGGCGGCAAGCGGCTGGAGTTGCTGGAGTTGCTGGAGCATAGCCAAAAGCCGACAAGCCCCAGCAATACCGCCTTTGCGGAATTGCAAACATCACGCACTAGGACGCCCTAA
- a CDS encoding GGDEF domain-containing protein: MSCDSTASNVRETIPTVAVVAPKPNELTVLTAAELRLFSEFGRSRTVRAGDVLFRRGDGGSAMFVINSGVIDLDFGEDLVVKHLGHGEFFGELGLLIGSHMRSADAIAASDGVLVELDHDDFQRLVERDPGLVAYFLRRTIMRVVMNEQTLIRQLRRRNHDLEAALDNLYTTTHQLSQTEELVRTDELTGLHNRRGLILRLQECRRDGRSPGPGLLLIDCDRFKHINDEHGHLVGDRVLQNVANILRSVAGRDDIACRLGGDEFCLLVSTGNVGDLRRIGEFVIATVQNLLGVPHPLPHICPVSIGISRVDPQSDWNDWYANADAALYEAKRLGGNRLYWHDLASAST, translated from the coding sequence ATGAGCTGCGACAGCACCGCGTCCAATGTACGCGAGACAATTCCGACGGTTGCTGTGGTCGCCCCCAAGCCCAATGAGCTGACGGTGCTGACCGCCGCGGAATTGCGCCTGTTCTCCGAGTTCGGCCGTTCGCGCACGGTGCGTGCCGGCGACGTGCTGTTCCGGCGCGGCGACGGCGGCAGCGCCATGTTCGTGATCAACAGCGGCGTGATCGATCTGGATTTCGGCGAGGACTTGGTCGTCAAGCATCTCGGCCACGGCGAATTCTTCGGCGAACTCGGCTTGTTGATCGGCAGCCACATGCGCAGCGCCGATGCGATCGCCGCCAGCGACGGCGTGCTGGTCGAACTGGACCACGACGACTTCCAGCGCCTGGTGGAACGCGACCCGGGCCTGGTCGCCTACTTCCTGCGCCGTACCATCATGCGCGTGGTGATGAACGAGCAGACCCTGATCCGCCAGCTGCGCCGCCGCAACCACGACCTGGAAGCGGCGCTGGACAATCTCTACACCACCACCCACCAGCTGAGCCAGACCGAAGAACTGGTGCGCACCGACGAACTGACCGGCCTGCACAACCGCCGCGGCCTGATCCTGCGCCTGCAGGAATGCCGCCGCGATGGCCGTTCGCCGGGGCCGGGCCTGCTGCTGATCGATTGCGACCGCTTCAAGCACATCAACGACGAGCACGGCCACCTGGTCGGCGACCGCGTGCTGCAGAACGTCGCCAACATCCTGCGTTCCGTCGCCGGCCGCGACGACATCGCCTGCCGCCTGGGCGGCGACGAGTTCTGCCTGCTGGTGTCCACCGGCAACGTGGGAGACCTGCGCCGCATCGGCGAGTTCGTGATCGCCACCGTGCAGAACCTGCTCGGCGTGCCGCATCCGCTGCCGCACATTTGCCCGGTCAGTATCGGCATCAGCCGGGTCGACCCGCAGTCCGACTGGAACGACTGGTACGCCAACGCCGACGCCGCGCTGTACGAGGCCAAGCGCCTCGGCGGCAACCGGTTGTACTGGCACGATCTCGCCTCCGCATCCACCTGA
- a CDS encoding putative peptide maturation dehydrogenase has product MRIRRCKVVYLEPREDTLFDLQDLLSGGDGLRRTLSWVALAPHLRVEVSVDAEERELLGQLSPDKWIDAKELPDIARQPLKRLLKKGLAVAAGRRHAENRERDNALRSVHWHPLAATFHAFTQWSGADAVQAMRDTGTETAQELRTVLGAPPVEADARVSASSRLPLPRAEDADFDALLARRTTCRNFDAELPLPYRLFGQLMQRVFSAQGQVQVTEDTIFLKKTSPSGGGLHPVEAYLIVQNVEGVSPGLYHYHCIEHALEPLGPSPEPLSTFALNAVAQQEWFANAHVMVLLVPRYDRSFWKYRRHAKGYRAIVLEAGHLSQTLYLSATEAGLGAYVTAAINESTLEKAFGLEPASQGVLAICGFGWRANEMATMELDPCCKVWG; this is encoded by the coding sequence ATGCGTATCCGTCGTTGTAAGGTGGTGTACTTAGAGCCTCGCGAGGACACCCTTTTCGATCTTCAGGATCTTTTGTCCGGCGGTGACGGCTTGCGCCGTACGCTGTCATGGGTAGCGTTAGCGCCCCACCTTCGTGTTGAGGTGAGCGTAGATGCCGAGGAGAGGGAGCTGTTAGGGCAGTTGAGTCCTGACAAATGGATTGACGCGAAAGAGCTTCCTGACATTGCGCGCCAGCCGTTAAAGCGGCTTTTGAAGAAGGGATTGGCGGTTGCTGCTGGTCGTCGCCATGCTGAAAATCGTGAGCGCGACAACGCTTTGCGGTCGGTGCATTGGCACCCACTGGCTGCCACATTCCATGCCTTCACCCAATGGAGCGGCGCGGACGCAGTGCAAGCCATGAGGGACACAGGCACGGAAACAGCGCAGGAATTGCGTACGGTACTGGGAGCTCCGCCCGTGGAAGCTGACGCGCGAGTAAGCGCTTCATCGCGTTTGCCTCTGCCTCGTGCAGAGGACGCAGACTTCGACGCGCTTCTGGCCCGACGGACAACTTGCCGCAACTTTGATGCGGAGCTACCACTGCCTTATAGGTTGTTTGGGCAGCTGATGCAGCGTGTCTTCTCGGCTCAGGGGCAGGTTCAGGTCACGGAGGACACGATCTTCTTGAAAAAGACCAGCCCATCCGGTGGAGGCCTGCATCCGGTCGAGGCATATCTGATAGTCCAGAACGTGGAGGGCGTATCGCCTGGGCTCTATCATTATCACTGTATTGAGCATGCTCTTGAGCCGCTGGGTCCATCGCCGGAGCCTCTCTCTACTTTCGCGCTGAACGCGGTCGCTCAGCAGGAGTGGTTCGCCAACGCACATGTCATGGTACTGCTCGTTCCTCGCTACGACCGTAGCTTTTGGAAGTATCGCCGCCACGCGAAGGGCTATCGTGCCATCGTTCTGGAAGCTGGCCATCTTTCACAGACCTTGTATCTCTCTGCAACGGAGGCAGGGCTGGGTGCGTACGTCACTGCGGCGATCAACGAGTCAACGCTGGAGAAGGCATTTGGCCTTGAGCCGGCCAGTCAAGGCGTGCTGGCGATCTGTGGGTTCGGTTGGCGGGCCAACGAGATGGCGACTATGGAGCTGGATCCGTGCTGCAAGGTCTGGGGATGA
- a CDS encoding SulP family inorganic anion transporter, giving the protein MNLYPPLRQQWFGNLRSDVLAGLVVALALIPEAIAFSVIAGVDPKVGLYASFCICVVIAFVGGRPGMISAATGAMALLMVGLVKDHGLQYLLAATLLTGVLQIGAGLLKLGALMRFVSRSVITGFVNALAILIFMAQLPELIGVPALVYPLVALGLLVIYGLPWLSQRSFAGLGLWLLVLGAALTAGSLDARALYAVAAVGAAALLLGHRWTRTLALPPPLVAIVLLTGMALYFGIAVPTVGDKGQLPDSLPTFLLPDVPWTLETLKIVFPVSATLAVVGLLESMMTAQIVDDMTDTPSGKNRECIGQGAANIASGLIGGMAGCAMIGQSVINVQSGGRGRLSALVAGCALLMLVVFAGAWVRQIPMAALVAVMIMVSIGTFSWRSLAQLRTHPKSSSLVMLATVVVTVATHDLARGVLTGVLLSALFFARKVGRMLAIAKTEEADGSHTYRISGQLFFASAGSFALAFDYAHAPARVTLDLTQAHLWDVSAIGALDKVVLKFRRHGAQVQVLGLNAASAAMVEDLGTHHRADAGPAPLH; this is encoded by the coding sequence GTGAATCTCTATCCCCCGCTGCGCCAGCAATGGTTCGGCAACCTCCGTAGCGACGTGCTCGCCGGTCTGGTCGTGGCGCTGGCGCTGATCCCCGAAGCCATCGCCTTCTCCGTCATCGCCGGGGTCGACCCCAAGGTCGGGCTGTACGCTTCGTTCTGCATCTGCGTGGTGATCGCCTTCGTCGGCGGCCGGCCGGGCATGATCTCCGCCGCCACCGGCGCGATGGCGCTGCTGATGGTCGGCCTGGTCAAGGACCACGGCCTGCAGTATCTGCTCGCGGCGACGTTGCTGACCGGCGTGCTGCAGATCGGCGCCGGCCTGCTCAAGCTCGGCGCGCTGATGCGCTTCGTGTCGCGCTCGGTGATCACCGGTTTCGTCAACGCCTTGGCGATCCTGATCTTCATGGCGCAGCTGCCGGAACTGATCGGGGTGCCGGCGCTGGTCTACCCACTGGTGGCGCTGGGCCTGCTGGTGATCTACGGCCTGCCGTGGCTGTCGCAGCGCAGTTTCGCCGGGCTGGGCCTGTGGCTGCTGGTGCTCGGCGCCGCGCTGACCGCCGGCAGCCTCGATGCGCGTGCGCTGTATGCGGTGGCGGCGGTCGGTGCCGCGGCCCTGCTGCTTGGCCATCGCTGGACGCGCACGCTGGCGCTGCCGCCGCCGCTGGTGGCGATCGTGCTGCTGACCGGCATGGCGCTGTACTTCGGCATCGCCGTGCCCACCGTCGGCGACAAGGGCCAGTTGCCCGACAGCCTGCCGACATTCCTGCTGCCGGACGTGCCATGGACGCTGGAGACGCTGAAGATCGTGTTCCCGGTGTCGGCGACGCTGGCGGTGGTCGGCCTGCTCGAATCGATGATGACCGCGCAGATCGTCGACGACATGACCGACACGCCCAGCGGCAAGAACCGCGAATGCATCGGCCAGGGCGCCGCCAACATCGCCAGCGGACTGATCGGCGGCATGGCCGGTTGCGCGATGATCGGGCAGTCGGTGATCAACGTGCAGTCCGGCGGCCGTGGCCGCCTGTCGGCGCTGGTCGCCGGCTGCGCGCTGCTGATGCTGGTGGTGTTCGCCGGCGCGTGGGTGCGGCAGATCCCGATGGCGGCATTGGTGGCGGTGATGATCATGGTCTCGATCGGCACCTTCAGCTGGCGCTCGCTGGCGCAGCTGCGCACGCATCCGAAGAGCTCCAGTCTGGTGATGCTCGCCACCGTGGTGGTGACCGTGGCCACCCACGACCTGGCGCGCGGCGTGCTGACCGGCGTGCTGCTGTCGGCGCTGTTCTTCGCGCGCAAGGTCGGGCGCATGCTGGCCATTGCCAAGACCGAGGAGGCCGACGGCAGCCACACCTACCGGATCAGCGGCCAGTTGTTCTTCGCCTCGGCAGGCAGTTTCGCCTTGGCATTCGACTATGCGCACGCACCGGCGCGGGTCACGCTCGACCTGACGCAAGCGCACCTGTGGGACGTCAGCGCCATCGGCGCGCTGGACAAGGTGGTGCTGAAGTTCCGCCGCCATGGCGCGCAGGTGCAGGTGCTGGGACTGAACGCCGCCAGCGCCGCCATGGTCGAGGACCTGGGCACGCACCATCGCGCCGACGCAGGGCCGGCACCGCTGCATTGA
- a CDS encoding putative peptide modification system cyclase, protein MNDAPPPQPEVPQLRTLLLTDLCDSMALVERLGDANAAELFKLHDSLVLELQQRWRGRLIDRSDGLLLLFERPIDGLGFALDYARGLRELGTQRKVELKVRAGLHVGEVLTWRNSDAAVQVGAKPLEVEGLAKPTAARLMTLARPGQILLSAVAESLTHRAARELGERGERLLWKSHGRWRFKGVPTAQEIYEVGEIGNTPLRAPKPTPKAWRDIPLWRRPAALLAEIGLIAAIAVGAWFVTRPQPAIAFAERDWVVVGDLRNLTGETVLDDSLEQAFRISLEQSRYVNLLSDMKTRDTLVRMRRNPETLLDRAVASEIAIRDGARAVILPTVSEVGGRVRISAEVIDPHTQTTVYSESVDGSGIHSALTSIDKVTAGLRGKLGEAFASIEKNSAPLPQVTTKDLDALRSYALGQKAYDRSEYGKAQEFYAHAVELDPSFALAYIGQLRAHNAVSDLKGGEQYLRKALQLRSNLAPRDQMYLDAWAAEMDAPQQALEKWQQMAAMYPSFFQASANAGYALYARNRFKQGLESAAVSVSPKYEFSGLSWDLMGRMYLALDRYADARAALLKAGAKQGTSASIRLGNTSAAQRNFKEATSLLDGMDDRKSVPFDKVTLLLDQGQWEDAESAAENIVRSVKPDSLRGRAALYPLAVAKWMSGDDRAALRVLNDLSVRAIDAAVVSDVKADAVDDTYAAISAGIMAQRLGDRRIAQRIISKLEQRADLKNNVLVVPLYAILEAGEEILGGDPGQAIRILEARKDGSEPFRLHEVLARAYALEGDSVKALNEARWLTNHRGFAYSELGCGWCQQALNVVDTTLGHLLAAELLASSGQQKLAEEQLHAFDASWKPSELPHGLRGRRGALLSMFK, encoded by the coding sequence ATGAACGACGCCCCCCCGCCGCAGCCCGAGGTCCCGCAGCTCCGCACCCTGCTGCTGACCGACCTGTGCGATTCGATGGCGTTGGTGGAGCGGCTCGGCGACGCCAACGCCGCCGAACTGTTCAAGCTGCACGACTCGCTGGTGCTGGAACTGCAGCAGCGCTGGCGCGGGCGCCTGATCGACCGTTCCGACGGCCTGCTGCTGCTGTTCGAACGGCCGATCGACGGCCTCGGCTTCGCCCTGGACTATGCCCGCGGCCTGCGCGAGCTGGGCACGCAGCGCAAGGTGGAATTGAAGGTGCGTGCCGGCCTGCACGTGGGCGAAGTGCTGACCTGGCGCAACAGCGACGCCGCAGTGCAGGTCGGCGCCAAGCCGCTGGAAGTGGAGGGCCTGGCCAAGCCGACCGCGGCGCGGCTGATGACCCTGGCCCGGCCCGGGCAGATCCTGCTGTCGGCGGTGGCCGAGTCGCTGACCCACCGCGCCGCGCGCGAACTGGGTGAGCGCGGCGAGCGCCTGCTGTGGAAATCGCACGGCCGCTGGCGTTTCAAGGGCGTGCCGACCGCGCAGGAGATCTACGAAGTCGGCGAGATCGGCAACACCCCGCTGCGCGCACCGAAGCCGACGCCGAAGGCATGGCGGGATATTCCGCTGTGGCGGCGGCCGGCGGCGTTGCTGGCAGAGATCGGCCTGATCGCCGCGATCGCGGTCGGTGCCTGGTTCGTCACCCGCCCGCAACCGGCCATCGCTTTCGCCGAGCGCGACTGGGTGGTGGTGGGGGATCTGCGGAATCTGACCGGCGAAACGGTTCTCGACGACTCACTGGAGCAGGCATTTCGGATCAGCCTAGAGCAATCGCGTTATGTAAATTTGCTGTCGGACATGAAGACACGCGACACGCTAGTACGCATGCGGCGCAATCCCGAGACGCTACTGGATAGAGCGGTGGCATCGGAGATTGCAATCCGTGACGGAGCGCGGGCAGTGATCCTTCCCACTGTTTCGGAGGTCGGCGGCCGTGTCCGCATTAGTGCAGAGGTAATCGATCCCCACACGCAGACAACCGTCTACTCCGAATCCGTGGATGGCAGTGGTATCCACTCGGCGCTTACGTCTATCGATAAAGTGACTGCTGGTTTGCGTGGAAAACTCGGTGAGGCATTTGCCTCGATCGAGAAAAATTCAGCTCCTTTGCCGCAAGTCACGACCAAAGACCTCGATGCGTTGCGCTCATATGCCTTGGGGCAAAAAGCCTACGATCGTAGCGAGTACGGTAAGGCGCAGGAGTTCTATGCGCATGCTGTGGAGCTTGATCCTAGTTTCGCTCTTGCTTATATAGGGCAGCTACGGGCGCACAACGCGGTAAGCGACCTCAAGGGCGGAGAACAATATCTGCGCAAGGCCTTGCAGCTGCGCTCAAATCTCGCCCCGCGTGACCAGATGTACCTGGATGCCTGGGCGGCGGAGATGGATGCCCCCCAGCAAGCGCTCGAGAAGTGGCAGCAGATGGCCGCAATGTATCCAAGTTTCTTTCAGGCCTCTGCCAACGCTGGTTACGCTCTGTACGCTCGAAACCGCTTCAAGCAGGGATTGGAGTCTGCAGCGGTTTCCGTGTCGCCGAAGTATGAGTTCTCTGGTCTGTCGTGGGATTTGATGGGGCGTATGTATCTTGCGCTGGATCGCTATGCTGACGCCAGAGCGGCGCTGCTGAAGGCGGGTGCGAAGCAAGGAACATCCGCAAGTATTCGGCTGGGGAATACCAGCGCTGCACAGCGTAATTTTAAAGAGGCAACTTCGTTGCTGGATGGCATGGACGATCGTAAGAGCGTGCCATTCGATAAGGTCACGCTGCTGCTCGACCAAGGGCAGTGGGAAGATGCAGAATCCGCAGCCGAAAATATTGTCCGTTCAGTAAAGCCCGATTCGCTGCGAGGCCGAGCTGCGCTGTATCCGCTTGCGGTGGCCAAATGGATGTCAGGCGATGATCGTGCCGCACTGCGTGTTCTGAATGATCTGTCAGTGCGCGCGATCGACGCTGCTGTGGTTTCGGATGTGAAGGCAGACGCCGTAGACGATACCTATGCGGCGATTTCCGCAGGCATCATGGCTCAGCGTTTGGGTGATCGGCGGATCGCTCAAAGAATTATTAGCAAACTGGAACAAAGGGCAGACCTAAAGAATAATGTTCTCGTTGTGCCCTTGTATGCAATTTTGGAGGCAGGTGAGGAGATATTGGGGGGAGATCCCGGTCAAGCCATTCGAATCTTAGAGGCACGCAAAGATGGCAGTGAGCCGTTTAGACTCCACGAAGTGTTGGCTCGGGCCTATGCGCTGGAAGGCGATAGCGTCAAGGCGCTGAACGAAGCACGGTGGCTAACGAATCATCGGGGTTTCGCCTACAGCGAACTCGGTTGTGGCTGGTGCCAACAAGCACTCAATGTGGTTGACACCACTCTTGGGCACTTGTTGGCAGCAGAGCTGCTTGCCTCATCGGGGCAGCAAAAGCTTGCTGAAGAGCAGTTGCATGCTTTCGACGCGAGTTGGAAGCCTTCCGAGCTTCCTCATGGTTTGCGTGGGCGGCGGGGCGCGTTGCTCTCGATGTTCAAGTGA
- a CDS encoding cupin domain-containing protein encodes MHLEHWLLPPHDWVPNHPFLPVLLYRQAGGDGDAAEFERRFAAHRWPPQWRDGVYDYHHYHSTAHEVLGVARGSARLVIGGPGGPEATLAAGDALLLPAGTGHCCVASSADFLVVGAYPAGQDWDLCRQAPSAETIQRIAQLPFPHSDPIAGPQGPLLQHWKMPEGPG; translated from the coding sequence ATGCACCTGGAACACTGGCTACTGCCACCGCACGACTGGGTGCCCAATCATCCATTCCTGCCGGTCCTGCTTTACCGCCAAGCCGGCGGCGATGGCGATGCCGCAGAGTTTGAACGCCGCTTCGCGGCCCATCGCTGGCCGCCACAATGGCGCGATGGCGTCTACGACTACCACCACTACCATTCCACCGCGCACGAGGTCCTGGGCGTCGCTCGCGGCAGCGCGCGCCTGGTCATCGGCGGCCCAGGCGGGCCCGAAGCCACGCTGGCGGCCGGCGATGCCTTGCTGCTGCCGGCCGGCACCGGCCATTGCTGCGTCGCATCCAGCGCCGACTTCCTGGTGGTCGGCGCCTATCCCGCCGGGCAGGACTGGGACCTCTGCCGGCAGGCGCCCAGCGCCGAAACGATCCAGCGCATCGCCCAGTTGCCATTCCCGCACAGCGATCCGATCGCCGGCCCGCAAGGCCCCCTCCTCCAGCACTGGAAGATGCCCGAGGGTCCGGGCTAG
- the aceB gene encoding malate synthase A, translated as MSAAAFAASSPSAERSTPGITLTASLAGQDALLPPAALALLVSLHRAIEPERQARLAARRERQAWFDGGGLPDFRADTQAIRAGDWRVAPLPAALQDRRVEITGPTDPKMVINALNSGAKVYMADFEDSTAPTWRNLVAGQRALAEAVAGTLSFTAPPARDGSPGKRYALKPYDEQAVLIVRPRGWHLDEKHVLVDGQPLAGGLFDAALFAFHNGRALQAKDRGPYLYLPKLQSMEEAALWEAALSHIEAMLGLPQGQIKVTVLIETLPAVFEMDEILHALRERIVGLNCGRWDYIFSYLKTFRRHPDRVLPERGQVTMTQPFLKAYSELLIRTCHRRGAHAMGGMAAQIPIGHDEAANEQAMARVRADKLREVSAGHDGTWVAHPALIPIARAIFDEHMRTPNQHTLLREDVQADRDTLIAPSPGSITRAGFEGNIEVCVRYLAAWLDGNGCVPIHHLMEDAATAEISRSQLWQWLHVGGLHLDDGTAIDLALFDACMRQLPARLGERALLPGGNRLDDAIALLDTLTRSEDLAEFLTLPAYQMID; from the coding sequence ATGTCGGCCGCCGCCTTCGCCGCTTCATCCCCGTCCGCCGAACGCTCCACCCCCGGCATCACCCTGACCGCCTCGCTGGCCGGCCAGGACGCCCTGCTGCCGCCGGCGGCGCTGGCCTTGCTGGTGTCGCTGCACCGGGCGATCGAACCCGAGCGGCAGGCGCGGCTGGCGGCACGCCGCGAACGCCAGGCCTGGTTCGACGGCGGCGGCCTGCCGGACTTCCGCGCCGACACCCAGGCGATCCGCGCCGGCGACTGGCGCGTGGCGCCGCTGCCGGCCGCGCTGCAGGACCGCCGCGTCGAGATCACCGGCCCGACCGATCCGAAGATGGTCATCAACGCGCTGAACTCCGGCGCCAAGGTGTACATGGCCGACTTCGAGGACTCGACCGCGCCGACCTGGCGCAACCTGGTCGCCGGCCAGCGCGCGCTGGCCGAGGCGGTGGCCGGCACCCTGAGCTTCACCGCGCCGCCGGCGCGCGACGGCAGCCCCGGCAAGCGCTACGCGCTCAAGCCCTACGACGAGCAGGCGGTGCTGATCGTGCGCCCGCGCGGCTGGCACCTGGACGAGAAGCATGTGCTGGTCGATGGCCAGCCGCTGGCCGGCGGCCTGTTCGACGCGGCGCTGTTCGCCTTCCACAACGGCCGCGCGCTGCAGGCCAAGGACCGCGGCCCCTACCTGTACCTGCCCAAGCTGCAGTCGATGGAAGAGGCCGCGCTGTGGGAGGCCGCGCTGTCGCACATCGAGGCGATGCTGGGCCTGCCGCAGGGCCAGATCAAGGTCACCGTGCTGATCGAGACGCTGCCGGCGGTGTTCGAGATGGACGAGATCCTGCATGCGCTGCGCGAGCGCATCGTCGGCCTGAACTGCGGCCGCTGGGACTATATCTTTTCCTACCTGAAGACCTTCCGCCGCCACCCCGACCGGGTGCTGCCCGAGCGCGGCCAGGTGACCATGACCCAGCCGTTCCTGAAGGCATATTCGGAACTGCTGATCCGCACCTGCCACCGCCGCGGCGCGCATGCGATGGGCGGCATGGCCGCGCAGATCCCGATCGGCCACGACGAGGCGGCCAACGAGCAGGCGATGGCGCGGGTGCGCGCGGACAAGCTGCGCGAGGTCAGCGCCGGCCACGACGGCACCTGGGTCGCGCATCCGGCGCTGATCCCGATCGCCCGCGCCATCTTCGACGAGCACATGCGCACGCCGAACCAGCACACGCTGCTGCGCGAAGACGTGCAGGCCGACCGCGACACGCTGATCGCGCCGTCCCCCGGCAGCATCACCCGCGCCGGTTTCGAGGGCAACATCGAGGTGTGCGTGCGCTACCTGGCCGCGTGGCTGGACGGCAACGGCTGCGTGCCGATCCACCACCTGATGGAAGACGCGGCCACCGCCGAGATCAGTCGCAGCCAGTTGTGGCAGTGGCTGCACGTGGGCGGCCTGCACCTGGACGACGGCACCGCGATCGACTTGGCGCTGTTCGACGCCTGCATGCGCCAGCTGCCGGCGCGCCTGGGCGAACGCGCGCTGCTGCCCGGCGGCAATCGCCTGGACGACGCCATCGCGCTGCTGGACACGCTGACCCGTAGCGAGGACTTGGCCGAATTCCTGACCTTGCCGGCTTACCAGATGATCGATTGA
- the aceA gene encoding isocitrate lyase — protein sequence MSTTLQTAEQIQHAWDTDPRWAGITRTYTAADVVRLRGTVHVEHSLARLGAEKLWKYLHEKDFVNALGALTGNQAMQQVKAGLNAIYLSGWQVAADANLAGQMYPDQSLYPADSVPAVVKRINNTLLRADQLHHAEGKDEIDFLQPIVADAEAGFGGVLNAFELMKAMIEAGAAGVHFEDQLASVKKCGHMGGKVLVPTREAIEKLNAARLAADVLGVPTLLVARTDAEAADLVTSDIDPNDRPFTTGERTVEGFFKTNKGLDQAISRGLAYAPYADLIWCETGKPDLAFARQFAEAIHAKFPGKLLAYNCSPSFNWKKNLDDATIATFQKEIARYGYKFQFITLAGFHALNYSMFNLAHGYARRQMSAFVELQEAEFAAAERGFTAVKHQREVGTGYFDAVTQAIQQGQSSTTALKGSTEEEQFHGEKAA from the coding sequence ATGAGCACCACGTTGCAGACCGCCGAACAGATCCAGCATGCCTGGGACACCGATCCGCGCTGGGCCGGGATCACCCGCACCTACACCGCCGCCGACGTGGTGCGCCTGCGCGGCACCGTGCACGTGGAGCATTCGCTGGCCCGGCTCGGTGCCGAGAAGCTGTGGAAGTACCTGCACGAAAAGGACTTCGTCAACGCGTTGGGCGCGCTGACCGGCAACCAGGCGATGCAACAGGTCAAGGCCGGGCTCAACGCGATCTACCTGTCCGGCTGGCAGGTCGCCGCCGACGCCAACCTGGCCGGGCAGATGTACCCGGACCAGTCGCTGTACCCGGCCGATTCGGTGCCGGCGGTGGTCAAGCGCATCAACAACACGCTGCTGCGCGCCGACCAGCTGCACCACGCCGAGGGCAAGGACGAGATCGACTTCCTGCAGCCGATCGTGGCCGATGCCGAGGCCGGTTTCGGCGGCGTGCTCAACGCCTTCGAGCTGATGAAGGCGATGATCGAGGCCGGCGCGGCCGGCGTCCACTTCGAGGACCAGCTGGCCTCGGTGAAGAAGTGCGGGCACATGGGCGGCAAGGTGCTGGTGCCGACCCGCGAGGCGATCGAGAAGCTCAACGCCGCGCGCCTGGCCGCCGACGTGCTGGGCGTGCCGACGCTGCTGGTCGCGCGCACCGACGCCGAGGCCGCCGACCTGGTGACCAGCGACATCGACCCCAACGACCGCCCGTTCACCACCGGCGAGCGCACCGTCGAAGGCTTCTTCAAGACCAACAAGGGCCTGGACCAGGCGATCAGCCGCGGCCTGGCCTACGCCCCGTATGCCGACCTGATCTGGTGCGAGACCGGCAAGCCGGACCTGGCGTTCGCGCGTCAGTTCGCCGAGGCGATCCACGCCAAGTTCCCGGGCAAGTTGCTGGCCTACAACTGCTCGCCGAGCTTCAACTGGAAAAAGAACCTGGACGACGCGACCATCGCCACGTTCCAGAAGGAGATTGCCCGCTACGGCTACAAGTTCCAGTTCATCACCCTGGCCGGCTTCCATGCGCTGAACTACTCGATGTTTAACCTGGCGCACGGCTACGCGCGCCGGCAGATGAGCGCCTTCGTCGAGTTGCAGGAGGCCGAGTTCGCCGCCGCCGAGCGCGGCTTCACCGCGGTCAAGCACCAGCGCGAGGTCGGTACCGGCTACTTCGACGCGGTGACCCAGGCGATCCAGCAGGGTCAGTCCTCCACCACCGCACTGAAGGGCTCGACGGAAGAAGAGCAGTTCCACGGCGAAAAGGCCGCCTGA